A section of the Alkalihalobacillus sp. LMS39 genome encodes:
- a CDS encoding VanZ family protein: MKKQYSIFASQLGFFLLLPIWMKLISYLHPVVIVVVWTVFTVTFCMIAFLITKQTVTLASTWLHVVMSLYTISLFILLFFRPENQQYGTINLIPFETIRFYFTGHVSSLIAFYNLSANIGLFIPFGLYYRFISKTPRLILLLCISILSISIVESLQYATKRGSLDIDDLILNVIGFCIGYFLFTFVQKVVHLKR, encoded by the coding sequence ATGAAAAAACAATATTCTATCTTCGCTTCACAACTTGGATTCTTTTTACTTTTACCGATTTGGATGAAACTCATTTCTTATTTACATCCTGTCGTTATTGTTGTTGTTTGGACTGTTTTTACCGTTACTTTTTGTATGATTGCTTTTCTTATCACAAAACAAACGGTCACACTCGCTTCAACATGGCTCCATGTAGTGATGAGTCTTTACACGATATCACTTTTTATCTTGTTATTTTTTCGGCCTGAAAATCAACAATACGGAACAATTAACCTCATACCGTTTGAAACGATCCGATTTTACTTCACGGGCCACGTTTCATCGTTGATTGCCTTTTATAACTTAAGTGCTAACATTGGCTTATTCATCCCATTTGGATTGTATTATCGCTTTATTTCAAAAACACCTAGGTTGATTCTATTGCTTTGTATTTCGATTTTGTCCATAAGTATCGTTGAGAGTTTACAATATGCTACAAAACGTGGCAGCTTAGATATAGACGACTTAATTTTAAATGTCATAGGATTCTGCATTGGGTATTTTCTATTTACATTCGTGCAAAAGGTCGTACATTTGAAAAGATAA
- a CDS encoding GNAT family protein: MKKYLDGKRVYLRPFEEGDAIHIYEALLNSEFRKLTGTQTFFAIDDIKAAYEKFKEDRTRLDFTIMLKETGAVIGDVALNEIDYLNNNGNVRIGIYDQEHYGKGYGPEALQLLLEYGFEVCNLYRISLNVFEYNKRAIKAYEKLGFVKEGVLRGELLYDGTYYDNILMSILRPEFKTEN; encoded by the coding sequence ATGAAAAAATATTTAGACGGAAAAAGAGTGTATTTACGTCCATTTGAGGAAGGGGATGCTATTCATATATACGAAGCATTACTTAATTCTGAATTTAGAAAATTAACAGGGACACAAACTTTTTTTGCGATTGACGATATTAAAGCGGCCTATGAGAAATTTAAAGAAGACCGTACCCGTCTTGATTTTACGATTATGTTAAAAGAAACTGGAGCCGTTATCGGGGACGTGGCATTAAATGAAATCGATTATTTAAATAATAATGGGAATGTAAGAATTGGGATTTACGACCAAGAACACTATGGAAAAGGGTATGGTCCAGAAGCATTGCAGTTATTGTTAGAATATGGGTTTGAAGTATGTAACTTATATCGGATTAGTTTAAATGTATTTGAATATAATAAACGCGCCATCAAAGCTTATGAAAAGCTAGGATTTGTGAAAGAGGGCGTGTTAAGAGGTGAACTCCTTTACGATGGAACCTATTACGATAATATTCTAATGAGTATTCTACGTCCTGAGTTTAAAACAGAAAATTGA
- a CDS encoding helix-turn-helix transcriptional regulator has product MFGQKIYYFRKLKGLTQEQLAQGICSISHLSKIENGHEAPSHHMLEHLCKRLGVSLSDIDSTENESCFNEQLDLWYNRLCDRDKQEATRLYLVLEKQVGQFQNPTILVKHTLFTFRYKLLMQDLDEASTLLCKLTKVKGKLDPHLQYYYYLFSGLFSFKKADYLAALQDYQQAEKIHNDLRIQDPEIYYHLSLVNMHMHRTYYSVKYAQLALSSFIQECNYARSIDCQNLLGVNETRVQNYTQAEKHLYDGLRVANLIHDNIQIGVTYHNLGYLFYSQGNYQKAMQFYTTSMKYYHEEDAIQNVRTYYRLARTCFMSGDYPKTLRWIEDGHHLAEKLKKIEFVHHFQVMKHQVQKDNPLLFEAMLKEEVIPYFEEKQIWYYVARYAEMLAEYYANDFKYKNSTYYYSLVNESRKKIYKYTV; this is encoded by the coding sequence ATGTTTGGACAAAAAATTTATTATTTTAGAAAACTAAAAGGCTTAACACAAGAACAGCTTGCACAAGGAATTTGTTCTATTTCACACTTAAGTAAAATTGAAAATGGCCATGAAGCTCCTAGCCATCATATGTTAGAACATTTATGCAAGCGACTCGGTGTATCGTTGTCTGATATTGATTCAACTGAAAATGAAAGTTGTTTTAATGAACAACTAGACTTATGGTATAACCGCCTTTGCGACAGGGATAAACAAGAAGCTACTAGATTATATCTAGTGTTAGAAAAACAAGTCGGACAATTTCAAAATCCAACGATTCTCGTTAAGCACACGCTCTTTACTTTCCGATACAAACTTTTAATGCAAGATTTAGATGAAGCTAGTACACTGCTTTGCAAATTAACAAAAGTAAAGGGAAAATTAGACCCTCATTTGCAGTATTATTATTATTTGTTTTCTGGTTTATTTTCGTTTAAAAAAGCAGATTACTTAGCTGCGTTACAAGATTACCAACAAGCAGAAAAAATCCATAACGACCTTCGAATACAAGACCCAGAAATCTATTATCATTTATCATTAGTAAACATGCACATGCACCGCACTTATTATTCTGTTAAATATGCACAACTGGCTTTATCAAGTTTTATACAAGAATGCAACTATGCAAGAAGCATTGACTGCCAAAATCTCCTTGGTGTCAATGAAACACGAGTGCAAAACTATACTCAAGCCGAAAAGCACCTTTATGATGGTCTTCGTGTCGCAAATCTCATTCATGATAATATTCAAATTGGTGTAACGTATCATAATCTTGGTTATTTATTTTACAGTCAAGGAAATTATCAAAAAGCGATGCAATTTTATACAACGAGTATGAAGTACTATCATGAGGAAGATGCTATCCAAAACGTCCGAACGTATTACCGGCTTGCGAGAACTTGCTTTATGAGTGGGGATTATCCTAAAACGTTGAGATGGATTGAGGACGGACATCACCTCGCTGAAAAATTAAAAAAAATCGAGTTTGTACATCATTTTCAAGTGATGAAACATCAAGTTCAAAAAGATAACCCTCTGTTATTTGAAGCGATGCTAAAAGAAGAGGTTATTCCATATTTTGAAGAAAAACAAATATGGTATTATGTGGCTCGTTATGCAGAAATGCTTGCTGAATATTATGCCAATGATTTTAAATATAAAAATTCAACTTACTATTATTCTCTTGTGAATGAATCTAGGAAAAAAATCTATAAGTATACCGTGTAA
- a CDS encoding S8 family serine peptidase, whose translation MKKWLGMSAVVVLMVLSLFTGSGFANESKGKNNGDYIEGQLVISIEDQSEFSIQSTNNIINKDQVLENKGFEIVDSLLGQSDPNEIQAFNHDFTATVVNEMGMVYLVEYDVKKYKSIDKAKKELEKTMKDLGLEVRYVSENFVMHAMEEVTAEDVSIAMHNNQRWHYEMINAPQAWNITTGSRNVRIAVLDTGIDANHPNLRNLVNTSLGRSFVGGGTGDVQGHGTHVAGTIASYGSVSGVMQNATLIPVKVLGDNGSGSMYGIQQGILYAASVNSDVINMSLGGGGYSQGMDDAIRTAVSSGTIVVAATGNDSRGSISYPAAYSGAIAVGSVTSNRTRSSFSNYGQGLELMAPGSNIYSTYPNGQFRTLSGTSMATPHVAGVAGLIRAANPNISVSEARSILQNTAQYAGSFNQYGYGIVDANAAVRAARGQSQQPSYETNTTVSTNASSYRRGQSVTVRADVVDQDGRALANSTVQFTITRPNGTTVTNTATTNNSGVATWTIATSSSTARGTYGVQAATSLSGYEGSTATTSFSVN comes from the coding sequence ATGAAAAAATGGTTGGGGATGTCTGCAGTTGTCGTGCTCATGGTTCTCTCTTTGTTCACAGGGTCCGGATTTGCGAATGAATCAAAAGGTAAAAATAATGGTGATTATATTGAGGGGCAACTAGTCATTTCAATCGAAGACCAATCAGAATTTTCCATTCAATCAACAAATAATATCATTAATAAAGACCAGGTGTTAGAAAATAAAGGATTTGAAATTGTTGACTCATTATTAGGACAAAGTGACCCAAATGAAATCCAAGCTTTTAATCATGATTTTACTGCAACAGTTGTAAATGAAATGGGAATGGTTTATTTAGTTGAATATGATGTGAAAAAGTACAAGTCCATTGATAAAGCGAAAAAAGAACTTGAAAAAACAATGAAAGATCTTGGCTTAGAAGTTCGCTATGTGTCTGAAAACTTTGTAATGCATGCAATGGAAGAAGTAACAGCTGAAGATGTTTCAATTGCTATGCATAATAACCAAAGATGGCATTATGAAATGATAAATGCTCCACAAGCATGGAATATAACTACAGGTTCAAGAAATGTACGAATTGCCGTACTTGATACAGGTATTGATGCGAACCATCCCAATCTTCGTAATCTAGTAAATACAAGCTTAGGGCGTAGCTTTGTTGGTGGTGGAACAGGAGATGTTCAAGGCCACGGAACACATGTAGCCGGAACAATTGCAAGTTATGGTTCGGTTTCTGGTGTAATGCAAAACGCGACACTAATTCCTGTGAAAGTATTAGGAGATAATGGTAGTGGTTCAATGTATGGAATTCAACAAGGGATTTTATATGCAGCAAGTGTTAATTCAGATGTAATTAATATGTCTTTAGGTGGCGGCGGCTATAGTCAAGGTATGGATGATGCGATTCGTACAGCTGTATCATCAGGAACAATTGTTGTTGCTGCAACTGGGAATGATTCACGTGGAAGTATTTCTTATCCAGCTGCTTACAGTGGTGCAATTGCTGTTGGTTCAGTTACATCAAACCGAACAAGATCAAGCTTTTCTAACTATGGTCAAGGGTTAGAGTTGATGGCACCTGGTTCTAACATTTATAGCACATATCCAAATGGACAGTTCCGCACTTTATCTGGAACATCAATGGCAACACCTCATGTTGCAGGTGTAGCGGGATTAATTCGAGCAGCAAACCCTAATATCTCAGTATCAGAAGCAAGATCAATTTTACAAAACACAGCACAATATGCTGGAAGTTTCAACCAGTACGGATATGGAATTGTCGATGCTAATGCAGCAGTTCGAGCAGCTCGTGGTCAATCTCAACAACCAAGTTATGAAACGAACACAACAGTTTCAACAAATGCATCAAGTTATAGAAGAGGTCAATCTGTTACTGTGAGAGCTGATGTTGTCGACCAAGATGGTCGAGCACTAGCGAATTCAACCGTTCAATTTACCATTACACGTCCAAATGGAACAACGGTAACAAATACAGCAACAACGAATAACTCTGGGGTAGCCACTTGGACGATTGCGACATCATCGTCTACAGCAAGAGGCACATATGGTGTACAAGCGGCAACGTCTCTTTCAGGTTATGAAGGAAGTACAGCAACAACAAGCTTTAGTGTCAACTAA
- a CDS encoding N-acetylmuramoyl-L-alanine amidase, which translates to MTKIFIDPGHGGDDAGAEANGLQEKEIVLDISLHIRDMLLNEYEDVEVKMSRDSDVFVELSERAQMANDWGADYFISVHSNAGGGTGFESYIHTSQAERTVELQNIVHDAIVEEIDVNDRGKMTANFVVLRETAMPAILTENLFVDNENDAELLSDPAFLETIARGHVNGIAEAFQLEQSNDTPPQETIYKVQVGAFQEEANARRLATQLEDDGYTPYVYRNGDLWKVQVGAFRNRENAERLKEELEDKGYDVFLVVQN; encoded by the coding sequence ATGACAAAGATTTTTATAGATCCAGGTCATGGTGGAGACGATGCCGGAGCGGAAGCGAATGGCCTTCAAGAAAAAGAAATTGTGCTAGACATTTCTCTTCACATTCGGGACATGCTCCTAAATGAATATGAAGATGTTGAAGTTAAAATGAGTCGTGATAGTGATGTGTTTGTTGAATTATCAGAAAGAGCACAAATGGCGAATGATTGGGGAGCCGACTATTTTATTTCGGTTCATAGCAATGCCGGTGGTGGCACAGGGTTTGAATCGTATATTCATACGAGCCAAGCAGAAAGAACGGTTGAATTACAAAATATCGTTCATGATGCGATTGTTGAAGAAATTGATGTGAATGACCGCGGAAAAATGACTGCGAACTTTGTAGTGTTGCGTGAAACAGCCATGCCTGCGATTTTAACTGAAAATTTATTTGTAGATAATGAAAACGATGCTGAATTATTATCAGATCCAGCTTTTCTAGAAACAATTGCACGAGGTCATGTAAATGGAATAGCAGAAGCTTTTCAACTAGAACAATCAAATGACACACCTCCACAAGAAACAATATATAAAGTACAAGTAGGAGCTTTTCAAGAAGAAGCTAATGCAAGAAGGCTGGCTACGCAATTGGAAGATGATGGGTATACACCGTATGTGTATAGAAATGGTGACCTTTGGAAGGTGCAAGTAGGGGCATTTAGAAATCGGGAGAACGCTGAGAGATTAAAAGAAGAATTAGAAGATAAAGGCTATGATGTTTTCCTTGTCGTACAAAATTAA
- a CDS encoding DinB family protein, which translates to MEVNTEVRQALFQSVSRLSDEEINKVVEGGKWTIAQVLEHLYLMETVVTKTIVAELENEQSQPASTKPIHRVPDRSFKVEAPSYVVPSDRFIGLQESLEKLKRSREALENIVGDVEEVVLEQKSYRHPVLGPLNIKQWVSFVGLHEKRHLYQIEEIKEQL; encoded by the coding sequence ATGGAAGTGAATACAGAGGTTAGACAGGCGTTGTTTCAAAGTGTATCTCGGTTGTCGGATGAGGAAATTAACAAAGTTGTTGAAGGGGGAAAGTGGACAATAGCGCAAGTGTTAGAGCATTTGTATTTAATGGAGACGGTCGTGACAAAAACGATTGTAGCCGAACTTGAAAACGAACAAAGTCAACCTGCATCAACAAAACCGATTCATCGCGTTCCCGACCGTTCCTTTAAAGTCGAAGCACCGTCCTATGTTGTCCCTTCGGATCGGTTTATTGGGTTACAAGAGAGCTTAGAAAAGCTCAAAAGATCCCGTGAGGCGCTAGAAAATATCGTTGGTGATGTGGAAGAAGTTGTTCTTGAACAAAAATCATACCGACATCCTGTTTTAGGACCTTTAAATATAAAGCAGTGGGTTTCTTTTGTAGGTCTTCATGAAAAACGTCATTTATATCAAATTGAAGAGATTAAAGAGCAGTTATAA
- a CDS encoding ThuA domain-containing protein, whose product MSKPKFVLIGDNKDALYHPLYHVKDSITSILSHVELDIYERNEFDDSFQAYQGLLMYVDAWEKTLQPKSMAALLTYIANGGAMICLHNGISFQANDEYAQLVGAVFTGHPPYQTVNYKMVKEHPITNGLLDFQMEEELYEFEFDPFVKLDILVECSNGEKTMPAVWWRKYGLGKVIYIAPGHDDKSFQNPTLQRLIVNSVNWCIRKEDGQ is encoded by the coding sequence GTGAGCAAACCCAAATTTGTTTTAATCGGTGATAACAAAGATGCTCTTTACCACCCATTATATCATGTGAAGGATAGTATTACTTCGATCCTTTCGCATGTTGAGCTAGATATTTATGAGCGAAATGAATTTGATGATTCGTTTCAAGCATATCAAGGTCTTCTCATGTATGTAGATGCTTGGGAGAAAACGCTCCAACCAAAAAGTATGGCAGCGCTGTTAACTTATATCGCTAACGGTGGGGCAATGATTTGTTTACATAATGGTATTTCTTTTCAAGCTAATGATGAATATGCGCAATTAGTTGGGGCTGTGTTTACAGGACATCCTCCGTACCAAACAGTAAACTATAAAATGGTAAAAGAACATCCAATTACAAACGGGCTTCTTGATTTTCAGATGGAAGAAGAATTATACGAGTTTGAGTTTGACCCGTTTGTGAAGTTAGATATATTAGTTGAGTGTTCAAACGGAGAAAAAACAATGCCTGCGGTTTGGTGGCGGAAATACGGATTAGGTAAGGTCATTTATATTGCCCCTGGTCATGACGATAAATCCTTTCAAAATCCTACATTACAACGATTAATTGTGAATAGTGTAAATTGGTGTATAAGGAAAGAGGATGGACAATAA
- a CDS encoding SDR family oxidoreductase — protein MENAIIITGANRGLGLEFVKVYGEKGWNVFACARSQSEELSSLVNQYENITEVKMDVASEQSVQNAIQQINGTCSAIDIVINNAGVHFDESMNKLDQVNFDIALETFNINSLGPLRVTKHVLPLLELGKKKVLINISSEAGSITNAWRDAEFDYCMSKAALNMQSKLLQNSVKPKGIKVLSIHPGWLQTDMGGSEATDSPNTAALRIIKLAEQYEGKLHEPIYFETNGNVYPW, from the coding sequence ATGGAGAATGCGATTATTATCACCGGGGCAAACCGAGGGTTAGGTTTGGAATTCGTGAAAGTATATGGAGAAAAAGGTTGGAACGTATTTGCCTGTGCCCGCAGTCAAAGTGAAGAGCTATCATCTTTAGTCAACCAATACGAGAATATAACTGAAGTCAAAATGGATGTAGCAAGCGAGCAATCTGTCCAAAACGCCATCCAACAAATCAATGGAACTTGTTCAGCAATCGATATTGTCATAAACAATGCTGGAGTTCACTTTGATGAATCCATGAACAAGCTTGACCAAGTCAATTTTGACATTGCCCTAGAAACGTTTAACATTAATTCACTTGGTCCATTACGTGTGACTAAACATGTATTACCTTTACTTGAGCTAGGAAAGAAAAAAGTTCTCATTAATATTTCTTCAGAAGCGGGAAGCATTACAAATGCGTGGAGAGATGCCGAGTTCGATTATTGCATGTCAAAGGCAGCATTAAATATGCAAAGCAAATTACTGCAAAACTCCGTAAAACCAAAAGGAATAAAAGTCCTCTCCATTCATCCAGGGTGGCTTCAAACAGACATGGGAGGTTCTGAAGCTACAGACAGTCCAAACACAGCAGCTTTACGAATAATAAAGTTAGCAGAACAGTATGAGGGGAAACTACATGAACCGATTTATTTTGAAACGAATGGAAATGTGTATCCTTGGTAA
- a CDS encoding efflux RND transporter permease subunit, whose protein sequence is MSVLKFLLKRKLIVGLLVVFVLIIGLYASTKLDKELFPPITMDGASVYVSAGDLAALDVEERITKPIEQTLQGIDGVDYVESTSSLGNSSLMIGIEEGRGDEVYKEIDSSLQSLRSQLLDVEDLSTFQFSTNSTYEFYMDISAGDKETMTNFALDVVEPRLEALREVRDVKLIGLDTKEVFIELKEDKLEEYGLDIHQVVGLIQQSNQNVAIGELSGETNEPTLRWDTSYQSVDDLKSISIPTMEGMKKISDIATVKEQSSEQTSGLWKNGSSNFIFVQIGRVADVTQIELAEAIRAEVEKIEKEGLVQGFEFNEIVAQADYVSDAIDGVTQNVLIGGVIALLVLLLFLRNIRATIIIGLSIPLSILLTFSAMWYFDYSFNMLSLVALGLGIGMMVDASIVILESIFKKKEQGLESLDAVLQGTKEVATAVFASMLTTIVVFLPIGILGGDAGKFVIILSVVVCITLVSSVIVSFTLIPSLAENFLKVSDKAKKRQEGSVTKKYGQLISWMGKKKRYRYSVIFAFFLVFASSLLVVTKVPMTIMPDVFNRYSELMIQIESGLTPKEREEIAIEVSKKMDSITDVTNTIVMDEVSVMYAIINMSPEEEATLSQKEVNEQILSSARSLEDDFPVVSVQSATSVGGGGYPVAIEIQGESFDVLSTITSDLQQELSEIDGIVGITSTTEKLSEEQQIKLKEKKLEDENISPLEIQSKLDSLFTSQQIGELHDGNRTKNVFIKSGEGIEKKADVLNVELLSPVTGEKEKLSTFLSLEPILAPTQIDRKDGTRYVRVLADIEGVDLGTVNREISKLVADFKTPAGYSVSISGDLETQQEAMMDLLLVLVISLFLVYVVMAVQFNSFKHPIIVMSIIPLTITGVIFGLLLTQRELSIMSGIGVIMLIGIVLNNAILLIDRTNQLREEKMDIAEAVSEAGKNRLRPIFMTTLTTVGGMIPLAIATGTASNYQAPMATVVISGLLFATMITLVLIPAVYLLFEDMTRGLRAFASLFSRKKTKVKREERALAIQAQKVPIK, encoded by the coding sequence ATGTCAGTATTAAAGTTTTTATTAAAAAGAAAATTAATTGTCGGGTTGCTTGTTGTGTTTGTCTTGATTATTGGATTGTACGCTTCAACAAAGCTAGATAAGGAGTTATTTCCTCCTATAACGATGGACGGGGCTTCAGTTTACGTAAGTGCTGGTGATTTAGCAGCTCTTGATGTGGAAGAAAGGATAACGAAACCAATTGAACAAACATTGCAAGGGATAGATGGAGTTGATTATGTAGAATCGACATCTTCGCTCGGTAATAGTTCACTTATGATTGGAATAGAAGAAGGAAGAGGAGATGAAGTTTATAAAGAAATTGATTCTTCATTACAAAGTCTTCGTTCTCAATTACTTGATGTCGAAGATTTGTCGACGTTTCAGTTTTCAACTAATTCAACATATGAGTTTTATATGGATATCTCAGCTGGTGATAAAGAAACAATGACCAATTTTGCATTAGATGTAGTAGAACCTAGGCTTGAAGCGTTACGAGAAGTACGTGATGTCAAATTGATTGGTTTAGATACAAAAGAAGTATTCATCGAGCTGAAAGAAGATAAGTTAGAAGAATATGGGCTTGATATCCACCAAGTTGTTGGTCTTATCCAGCAATCCAACCAAAATGTCGCAATAGGAGAATTATCAGGGGAAACAAATGAACCAACACTTCGTTGGGATACATCCTATCAATCAGTAGATGATCTTAAATCTATTAGTATTCCAACGATGGAGGGCATGAAAAAAATAAGTGATATTGCTACTGTCAAAGAACAATCAAGTGAACAGACTTCTGGACTTTGGAAAAACGGAAGCTCAAACTTTATTTTTGTTCAAATAGGACGTGTAGCCGATGTTACACAAATTGAATTAGCAGAGGCCATTCGTGCAGAAGTAGAGAAAATTGAAAAGGAAGGGCTTGTTCAAGGATTTGAGTTTAATGAAATTGTAGCCCAAGCCGATTATGTAAGTGATGCAATTGACGGTGTGACTCAAAACGTATTGATAGGTGGAGTAATTGCATTACTAGTGTTGCTTCTCTTTTTGCGTAACATTCGTGCAACGATTATTATCGGCTTATCGATTCCGTTATCAATTTTATTAACCTTTTCAGCAATGTGGTATTTTGACTATAGCTTTAATATGTTAAGCTTAGTTGCTTTAGGACTCGGAATTGGAATGATGGTTGATGCCTCAATCGTTATTTTAGAATCTATATTTAAAAAGAAAGAACAAGGGCTTGAAAGCTTGGATGCGGTTCTTCAAGGAACAAAAGAAGTGGCAACCGCAGTGTTTGCTTCAATGTTAACAACAATTGTAGTTTTCTTACCTATTGGAATACTAGGTGGTGACGCAGGGAAATTTGTCATTATTTTATCTGTAGTCGTATGTATTACATTAGTAAGCTCCGTTATCGTTTCGTTTACATTAATTCCTTCATTAGCTGAAAATTTCTTAAAGGTTAGTGATAAGGCAAAAAAACGTCAAGAAGGTTCCGTGACAAAAAAATACGGTCAGCTCATAAGTTGGATGGGAAAAAAGAAACGATACCGTTATAGTGTTATTTTTGCATTCTTCCTTGTTTTTGCAAGTTCGTTATTGGTCGTCACAAAAGTTCCAATGACGATTATGCCAGATGTATTTAATCGTTATTCAGAATTAATGATTCAAATTGAATCTGGACTTACTCCGAAGGAACGAGAAGAGATTGCGATAGAAGTTAGTAAAAAGATGGATTCGATTACAGATGTGACAAATACGATTGTAATGGACGAAGTAAGTGTAATGTACGCCATTATTAATATGAGCCCAGAAGAAGAGGCGACTCTGTCTCAAAAAGAAGTGAATGAACAAATTTTATCCTCTGCTCGTTCATTAGAAGATGACTTTCCGGTTGTGAGTGTACAATCTGCGACAAGTGTTGGTGGAGGTGGTTACCCTGTTGCCATTGAAATCCAAGGGGAAAGCTTTGATGTTTTATCCACGATAACCTCCGACTTACAACAAGAATTAAGCGAGATTGACGGCATTGTGGGGATTACGAGTACAACAGAAAAATTGTCAGAAGAACAGCAAATTAAGTTAAAAGAGAAAAAACTCGAAGATGAAAATATATCACCGCTCGAAATTCAGTCGAAGTTAGATTCACTTTTTACCTCCCAACAAATTGGTGAGTTACATGACGGTAACCGTACAAAAAACGTTTTTATAAAAAGTGGTGAAGGGATTGAAAAGAAAGCAGATGTGTTAAATGTTGAACTTCTTTCACCAGTTACTGGGGAAAAAGAAAAATTATCAACTTTTCTTTCATTAGAACCTATTTTGGCCCCAACGCAAATCGACCGAAAAGATGGCACACGGTATGTGAGAGTGTTAGCAGATATCGAAGGGGTTGACTTAGGCACAGTAAACCGAGAAATATCAAAACTTGTGGCTGATTTTAAAACACCAGCAGGCTATAGTGTTTCGATTAGTGGGGATTTAGAAACACAGCAAGAAGCGATGATGGATTTGTTACTCGTCTTAGTCATTTCATTGTTTTTAGTGTACGTTGTCATGGCGGTTCAGTTTAATAGCTTTAAACATCCGATTATTGTTATGTCGATTATTCCTTTAACAATTACAGGTGTCATTTTCGGACTACTTCTCACCCAGCGTGAATTGAGTATTATGTCTGGTATTGGTGTCATTATGTTGATTGGAATTGTGTTGAATAATGCCATTCTACTCATAGACCGCACAAATCAACTTCGAGAGGAAAAGATGGACATTGCAGAGGCGGTGTCAGAAGCAGGAAAAAACCGCTTAAGACCGATTTTTATGACAACATTAACAACCGTTGGTGGAATGATTCCTTTAGCCATTGCTACTGGAACCGCAAGTAATTATCAAGCTCCGATGGCCACCGTTGTTATCTCTGGATTGTTGTTTGCTACGATGATTACATTAGTGCTTATTCCAGCAGTTTATTTATTATTTGAAGATATGACAAGAGGACTTCGGGCGTTTGCTTCCCTTTTCTCTCGTAAGAAAACAAAAGTAAAACGAGAAGAAAGAGCATTAGCGATTCAAGCACAAAAGGTTCCAATTAAATAA
- a CDS encoding Dps family protein: MSQEKVSTILNKQIANWSVLFIKLHNYHWFVKGPQFFTLHDKFEELYTEAAAHIDELAERLLALKGSPVATMKEFLEISSVQEAQQNETADDMVKNIVNDFDTLIEELKEGMEAADSLGDETTADMLLAIHQSLEKHNWMLRSFLK; this comes from the coding sequence ATGTCACAGGAAAAAGTCTCTACAATATTAAACAAACAAATCGCAAACTGGAGTGTCCTTTTTATTAAACTCCATAATTATCATTGGTTTGTAAAAGGTCCTCAGTTTTTTACCCTTCATGATAAATTTGAGGAGCTTTATACTGAAGCCGCTGCTCATATCGATGAATTAGCAGAACGTCTTCTTGCGCTTAAAGGTTCACCGGTTGCAACAATGAAAGAATTTCTTGAAATATCTTCCGTGCAAGAAGCACAGCAAAATGAAACGGCTGATGATATGGTGAAGAACATCGTAAACGATTTTGATACATTAATCGAAGAATTAAAAGAAGGTATGGAAGCAGCTGACTCATTAGGAGATGAAACAACAGCAGATATGCTTTTAGCGATTCATCAATCATTAGAAAAACATAACTGGATGCTGCGGTCATTTCTTAAATAA